One Heyndrickxia oleronia genomic window, TAAAGCATGGGATAATCGATACGGCTGTGGTTTATCCATTGAATTATTAAAAGAGCTTCAAGGAAAAGATATTCCTAATATTCTTTACTCAGGAGCAAATGTGCAAGAGGAAGTCGGCCTTCGTGGGGCTCAAGCCGCAGCTAATATGATTAAGCCTGATTTGTTCTTTGCCTTAGATGCTAGCCCTGCAAACGATATGACCGGGGATAAAAATGAATTTGGCCAACTTGGTAAAGGAGCATTGCTTCGTATCATGGACCGTTCGATGATTACTCATAAAGGTATGAGAGAGCTGATTTTAGATACAGCTGAAAGTAATAATATTCCATACCAATATTTTGTATCTCAAGGTGGAACGGATGCTGGACGTGTCCATACTTCAAATGAAGGTGTACCAAGTGCTGTCGTTGGAATCTGTTCTCGATATATTCATACACATGCATCTATTATCCACGTTGATGATTATGCAGCAGCAAAGGCTTTATTAGTCAAACTTGTTCAATTATGTGACCAATCCACAGTTAATACGATATTAAATAATTAAAAAAGGGGGCTATTGCCTCTTTTTTTATGGAAATTAATAAATTAGGAGTGAAAGCATGAAAATCGCTATTGGATCTGTAAATCCTGCAAAAGTTAAGGCAGTAGAAGAAGCATGTAAAGAACAAGATATCGATGTAATCATTACCCCAATGTCAGTTCCTTCAGGAGTAAGTAATCAGCCTTTTTCTGATGAAGAAACGATACAAGGTGCGGTCAATCGTGCGACAAATTGTTTATTAGAGGAAAACATAGAAATTGGAATAGGTTTAGAGGGGGGAGTTGTAGAAACTCCTTTTGGTCTATTCGTATGTAATTGGGGAGCTCTTGTAGTAAAGGGGGAGTCACCAATTATTGCGGGTGGGGCTAGAATTCGATTACCAGAAGATGTGGCAGAACGTTTAAGGAAAGGGGAGGAATTAGGCCCTGTAATGGAGGATGTATCAAAAGTAAGAAATGTTAGTAAAAAAGAAGGGGCTATTGGAATATTCACAAATAATGTAATAACAAGGGATGAGATGTTTACTCATGTAATGAAAATATTAATTGGGCAATTTCAATTTAGAAAGAAGTAAAAAAATGATGAACTCCTATTGGGAATTTTGCGAAAAGTTCTTGTCAACATTTGTCTATTTTCGTTAGAATAGGTAAAGAGCCTCATATGTTTAGGAGGAAGTAAATTTGCGAAAATGGATAAGTGGGGTCGTTTTCATTTGTCTCATGATGGTCATATCAGGTTGCAGTCATTCATTAAAGGATGAAAACGACGATGCTATTAAAAATGTTGAGGAAGCATTTAATCATAAAAGCGAAAAAATTACCGATGGATCAAATAATGTGAAGTTTTATTTACCATTTGGTATGTCTATTAAAGATGAATCCCCTAACAATGTTATTATTAAAGGAAAAAATGATTATATATTATTTTATAATCAGAATGAGAAAGAAGACAGTAAAATTGTATATCAAATGTCTAAACCTGAAAAAAATTTAGTTGTTGACCATACCTTTAAAAATAAAAAACAATTTGGGTACTTAATTGTATCTAAGGTAGAGAAAGATATGTATGAAGTGACTGTCGGCATTGGAGGTATTAAGATGACCACCGAGTCAAAAGAGAAGAATATTTCGGCCAATGCGAGTAAAATGATGAGAGTAGTTAAATCAGTTCAATACAAAAAATAATATTAGGAGGATGGAAATGAAAAAATTAACATCAATGGAAGAATTCGAAACATTGAAGGATAGTGGGAAGACAGTTTTTATGTTTTCGGCTGATTGGTGTCCTGATTGCCGCTTTATCGATCCGTTTTTACCAGAAATAGAGGCTGATTTTACAGAGTATACTTTTGTATATGTAGACCGAGATGAATTCATTGATCTATGTTCTGATTTAGATATTTTCGGGATTCCAAGTTTTATTGTTTTTAAAGAAGGCAATGAACTAGGGCGTTTTGTAAGTAAAGATCGTAAAACAAAAGAGGAAATTGAAAACTTTTTAAAAGGGCTTTAATGATTCGACTCCTTCATCTTTGAGATGAGGGAGTTTTTCATGTAGAATGAGTAAAGCAATCAATCAAAGGTGGGAAAATAATCATGAAAATGGATACAATCAAAATGAAAAAGGAGCTTCAAAAACGGTTAGAGCATGATAACCGAAGCATTATTTATAATCGTGAGAAAGAAACTTTAAGAATTGAAAATAAACAAACAGGTAAAGGAATTACTGTATCATTGTCCAATGCAGTATCGAAATGGCATGAAAAAAAGGAAAAAGCAGTCGATGAAATTGTTTATTATGTAGAGGAAGCATTAAATGTAATGGGGACGGAACAAAAAATGGGTGGTAAGGAAAGTAGGATTTTTCCTGTGATTCGGTCTACCTCATTTCCTAAAGAAACATCAGAAGGGGTTTCCTTTTTTACAGAAGATCATACAGCTGAGACAAGAATATATTATGCACTAGATTTAGGGAATACCTATCGTTTGATTGATGATGAAATGCTAAGGAAAGAAAAGTGGGATAGAGAAGAAATTAAAGAAATGGCACGATTTAATGTGCGGTCATTAAGTACGTTAACTAAGCAGGACACTGTAGCAGATAATATCTTTTATTTTTTAAATACGAATGACGGATATGATGCAAGTAGGATATTAAATGATAAATTTCTAAAAGAAATGTCAGAAAAAATCACTGGTGATATGACTGTGTCTGTCCCACATCAGGATGTTCTTATTATCGGGGATATTCGAAATGAAACAGGATATGATGTATTAGCACAAATGACGATGAGCTTCTTTACCAATGGCCATGTCCCGATCACTGCATTATCTTTTATTTATGATGATGGTGAACTTGAACCAATTTTTATTATGGGAAAAAACAGGAAAAAATAAGAGGGGATTGAGTTCCCTCTTATTTTAATGATAAAAAGTGTATATCAAAATTAACGAGCATTAGGGAAAATACGTTGGACAGTTTCATTAAATTGATCGAATAAGCCGCTAATTGGATTTCCATTTCTGATATCGTTAGCATAATCATTCATTCGATCATAGAAATCAGGGTTAACGGAAACATAAACATTGTCGATATCCTTATCTGCTTTGCGAACTTCTTTTGCAATTTTATCCTCAAAAGTTTTGTTTAATTCATTTCGCGAACGATCAGTTAGCATAACTGCCACGTATGCATTATTGTCAGTAACAATGACATTTGCACGGCTAACTTCTTTCAATTTGGCTACACGATCTGCAGCCTCATCCGCTACTCTCATTTTATTATTTACCTGTCCATTGTTATTTCCAATACCGTTATTATCATTATTTGTGCCTAAACCATTGTTGTTAGTATTATTTGTGCCTAAACCATTGTTATTATTCGTACCTAAGCCATTGTTCATATTGTTGTTATTGTTTCCTAAATCATTGTCATAATTAACATTTCTAGGATTCATATTACGATCATCATTATTATATCTTACTGGATTAACATTATTTCTATTTGCAACGTTTTTATCATTATTATTTGTTCCACATCCAGCTAAAAGCCCTGATATTAAACCAACACAAAGCAAGGTTTTTGTCAATTTCATCATTGTTGCCTCCTTTTTTTTATTCATTAACTAATTTTCCATGCAAAAATTTTTTTATGCTCTAATTAAAAAAAAATTAAATTTACATTTCGTTTTTTTTAAAATGGTAAAATCTCTCGATATTTTTCTTTTTACTTGTATAATGAAAAAGAGCAAGTTTTTCGACATGACTGTGTTTTTAATGATCTTAGAACAGTCTGTTGTAAAAAAAGGACTATTTTGTAGTATAAAAAGAAAGAGTGAGTAATTTGGGCTGGTTTAGAAAAATATTAAATATATTTACCGTTGAGGTTGAAGATACAATTGAACCACAGGAAAATACATTAATTGAAAAAAAACAAAATGAACCATATAGAACGATGGAAACTCGTATGAAATATCAATATCCAAAGGGGAATTTTCGCTTTCCTGCCATTCCCGATGAAAAAAGAACGAGGAATAGTAATAGGTCGATTTCAAAGAGGGAGGAGCCAGTTAAACAAAAAGTTAAACAACCAATAGAATTGGAAAAAGAAAGAGTATACATACAAAAAAGCGCTAGAAAAATAGAACCAAAAAATAGACAACCTTTTCGTCCAACAGAAATTCCTTCACCTGTTTATGGATTTTCACGTCCAAAACAAGCGAAAAAAGAAGAAGAAATATGTGAATATGAATTAACTTCAATGAATGATCTCCAACTCAAAAAGATGGAAGGGATCCGAAAGGAAATAGAGCAGCCGAGAGAAGCAGTACAGCAAATGGCAGAAGAGCAGCCGAGAGTACGAGTACAGCAAATGAAAGAAATGCAGCAAAGAGTACCAGTACAGCAAGCGGTGGAAGAGCAGCCGAGAGTACGAGTACAGCAAGTGGCAGAAGAGCAGCCGAGAGAAGCAGTACAGCAAATGGCAGAAGAGCAGCCGAAAGTACGAGTACAGCAAACGGCAGAAGAGCAGCAGCTGAGAGAAGCAGTACAGCAAACGGAAGAAATGCAGCAAAGAGAAGCAGTACAGCAAACGGAAGAAATGCAGCAAAGAGAAGCAGTACAGCAAACGGAAGAAATGCAGCCGAGAGAAGCAGTACAGCAAATGGCAGAAGTGCAGCAGCCGAGAGAAGCAGTACAGCAAATGGTAGAAGAGCAACCGAGAATACCAGTGCAGCAAACAGAAGAAGAAATGCGGACACTACCTATACAGAAAACCAAAGAAGAAAATGAGGCATTTCCTACATTGATGTTCAATGAAGCAGAGCTGCAAGAAGTACCTTCAATGAATGTGGAGCAAGAGACACAAGAAATACAACCATTAATGAAAGCGGAAGAAAACAATCCAACATTCCAAAGTGAGGAAAAATTCATACAAGAATTTTCTGAAACTGTAGACGAAATAGCTGTAGGAGTCGAAAAAGACTTTCAAATAGATCGTAAACCATTATCTCAGAATTCTCCATCAAATGATGGAGATCTAGGATTTGAGGAAGGGGCAGCGATGATAGAAGCAGATGAAGCTTCCGACACTGTCGAGAAGCCAAATCGTTCTCATATACCATTTAATGTCCTTATGTTAAAGCAGGATCGACAGAAGTTAGAGAAAAAATTCAAAAAGGAGACTTCCGTAAAGATAGAACCTGAGTCAGTATTAACCATTAATCAGGAAAATGATTTGGATATGGAGCCTATACAGTCTTATATGTTCCCTTCCTTCCAATTATTGATTCCACCTGTTGAAAAATCATTAGATCATGATTGGATACAAGAGCAAAGTACCATTTTAAATGAGACTTTATTAAATTTTAATGTGAGAGCAAGGGTTGTAAATGTAAGTCAAGGACCGTCTGTAACCAGATTTGAAATACAACCTGAGCCAGGGGTAAAGGTAAATAAGATTACGAATTTAAGCGACGATATTAAGCTGAGTCTTGCAGCAAGAGATATTAGAATTGAGGCGCCTATTCCTGGTAAGCATGCAATTGGAATTGAAATTCCAAATGTTAGTAGTAGACCAGTGATGATCAGTGAAATTATTTCAAGTGAAGTTTTTAAAGAAAGTGATTCTCCTTTAACAGCAGCAATGGGGCTTGATATTTCGGGAAATCCAATTATAACCGATCTTAGAAAAATGCCACATGGTCTAATTGCCGGCGCTACTGGCTCAGGAAAAAGTGTTTGTATCAATTCAATCCTTGTGAGTTTGTTATATAAGGCAAAACCTAGTGAGTTAAAATTATTATTGATTGATCCAAAAATGGTGGAACTTGCACCCTATAATCATATTCCACATCTAGTTAGTCCTGTAATTACTGATGTGAAGGCAGCAACAGCAGCACTGAAATGGGCTGTTGAAGAAATGGAGAGAAGATACGAATTATTTGCTCATACAGGTGTTAGGGATATAAAAAAATACAATGAGGTAGCTGAACAAAACCGTCAGTTTAATCAGAAGCTTCCATACATTGTTATAGTTATTGATGAACTGGCAGACTTAATGATGATGTCTCCAGCTGATGTAGAAGAAGCTATTTGTAGAATCGCCCAAAAAGCGCGAGCATGCGGAATTCATCTAATCATTGCTACACAAAGACCGTCAGTTGATGTTATTACTGGATTGATTAAAGCAAATGTTCCAACGAGGA contains:
- a CDS encoding YhcN/YlaJ family sporulation lipoprotein encodes the protein MMKLTKTLLCVGLISGLLAGCGTNNNDKNVANRNNVNPVRYNNDDRNMNPRNVNYDNDLGNNNNNMNNGLGTNNNNGLGTNNTNNNGLGTNNDNNGIGNNNGQVNNKMRVADEAADRVAKLKEVSRANVIVTDNNAYVAVMLTDRSRNELNKTFEDKIAKEVRKADKDIDNVYVSVNPDFYDRMNDYANDIRNGNPISGLFDQFNETVQRIFPNAR
- a CDS encoding DUF84 family protein codes for the protein MKIAIGSVNPAKVKAVEEACKEQDIDVIITPMSVPSGVSNQPFSDEETIQGAVNRATNCLLEENIEIGIGLEGGVVETPFGLFVCNWGALVVKGESPIIAGGARIRLPEDVAERLRKGEELGPVMEDVSKVRNVSKKEGAIGIFTNNVITRDEMFTHVMKILIGQFQFRKK
- a CDS encoding thioredoxin family protein; translated protein: MKKLTSMEEFETLKDSGKTVFMFSADWCPDCRFIDPFLPEIEADFTEYTFVYVDRDEFIDLCSDLDIFGIPSFIVFKEGNELGRFVSKDRKTKEEIENFLKGL
- a CDS encoding DUF1444 domain-containing protein, which gives rise to MDTIKMKKELQKRLEHDNRSIIYNREKETLRIENKQTGKGITVSLSNAVSKWHEKKEKAVDEIVYYVEEALNVMGTEQKMGGKESRIFPVIRSTSFPKETSEGVSFFTEDHTAETRIYYALDLGNTYRLIDDEMLRKEKWDREEIKEMARFNVRSLSTLTKQDTVADNIFYFLNTNDGYDASRILNDKFLKEMSEKITGDMTVSVPHQDVLIIGDIRNETGYDVLAQMTMSFFTNGHVPITALSFIYDDGELEPIFIMGKNRKK
- a CDS encoding DNA translocase FtsK — its product is MGWFRKILNIFTVEVEDTIEPQENTLIEKKQNEPYRTMETRMKYQYPKGNFRFPAIPDEKRTRNSNRSISKREEPVKQKVKQPIELEKERVYIQKSARKIEPKNRQPFRPTEIPSPVYGFSRPKQAKKEEEICEYELTSMNDLQLKKMEGIRKEIEQPREAVQQMAEEQPRVRVQQMKEMQQRVPVQQAVEEQPRVRVQQVAEEQPREAVQQMAEEQPKVRVQQTAEEQQLREAVQQTEEMQQREAVQQTEEMQQREAVQQTEEMQPREAVQQMAEVQQPREAVQQMVEEQPRIPVQQTEEEMRTLPIQKTKEENEAFPTLMFNEAELQEVPSMNVEQETQEIQPLMKAEENNPTFQSEEKFIQEFSETVDEIAVGVEKDFQIDRKPLSQNSPSNDGDLGFEEGAAMIEADEASDTVEKPNRSHIPFNVLMLKQDRQKLEKKFKKETSVKIEPESVLTINQENDLDMEPIQSYMFPSFQLLIPPVEKSLDHDWIQEQSTILNETLLNFNVRARVVNVSQGPSVTRFEIQPEPGVKVNKITNLSDDIKLSLAARDIRIEAPIPGKHAIGIEIPNVSSRPVMISEIISSEVFKESDSPLTAAMGLDISGNPIITDLRKMPHGLIAGATGSGKSVCINSILVSLLYKAKPSELKLLLIDPKMVELAPYNHIPHLVSPVITDVKAATAALKWAVEEMERRYELFAHTGVRDIKKYNEVAEQNRQFNQKLPYIVIVIDELADLMMMSPADVEEAICRIAQKARACGIHLIIATQRPSVDVITGLIKANVPTRIAFSVSSQVDSRTIIDVSGAEKLLGRGDMLFLENGSSKPARIQGTFVTDDEIDRIVAHVRNEEKPNYLFEQDELLKKAQIEDEEDEIFFEACEFVIEQGGASTSLLQRNFRIGYNRAARLIEMMEQQGIISEAKGSKPRDVLISRDDLEVAYGNQMK
- a CDS encoding M42 family metallopeptidase — its product is MEQETLQLFKTLTELPGAPGNEHAVRAFMRTELEKYADEVVQDRLGGIFGIKRGKEEGPTIMVAGHMDEVGFMVTSITDNGMLRFQTLGGWWSQVLLAQRVEIITDNGPVIGVIGSIPPHLLDDSKRNKPMDIKNMLIDIGADNREDAIRIGIKPGQQIVPICPFTPMANEKKILAKAWDNRYGCGLSIELLKELQGKDIPNILYSGANVQEEVGLRGAQAAANMIKPDLFFALDASPANDMTGDKNEFGQLGKGALLRIMDRSMITHKGMRELILDTAESNNIPYQYFVSQGGTDAGRVHTSNEGVPSAVVGICSRYIHTHASIIHVDDYAAAKALLVKLVQLCDQSTVNTILNN